One segment of Setaria viridis chromosome 4, Setaria_viridis_v4.0, whole genome shotgun sequence DNA contains the following:
- the LOC117854048 gene encoding phenylcoumaran benzylic ether reductase Pyrc5, with translation MPSISAGQERSRVLVIGGTGYIGRFIVASSCREGHPTSVLVRDSALADPAKAALLQGFRDTGVTLVKGDLYNHESLVVAIKSADIVISAVGYTQLPDQIHIISAIKEAGNVKRFLPSEYGNDVDHVHAVEPAKSIFAVKARIRRAIEAEGIPYTYVSSNFFAGRFLPCLGQVGVSVLPTDKVLILGDGNVKAIFAAEEDVGTYAIKAVDDLRTLNKVLYLRPSSNILSHDELVSLWEKKTGKTFERVYIPEDEVLKKIQESPVPLNIKMSISHSVWVKGDHTNFEIDPSFGVEATELYSDVKYTTVDEYLNKLL, from the exons ATGCCGTCTATTTCGGCGGGGCAGGAGCGGAGCCGGGTGCTGGTCATCGGCGGCACGGGCTACATCGGCCGGTTCATCGTCGCCTCCAGCTGCCGCGAGGGCCACCCCACCTCTGTCCTCGTCCGCGACTCCGCGCTGGCTGACCCCGCCAAGGCCGCCCTTCTCCAGGGGTTCCGGGACACCGGCGTCACCCTCGTCAAG GGAGATCTGTACAACCATGAAAGCTTGGTGGTGGCAATCAAATCTGCAGATATTGTGATCTCGGCAGTGGGATACACTCAGCTACCAGATCAAATCCACATTATCTCAGCAATAAAAGAAGCTGGGAATGTAAAG AGATTCTTGCCATCAGAGTATGGGAATGATGTGGATCATGTGCATGCGGTTGAGCCTGCAAAGTCGATCTTTGCTGTCAAAGCTCGTATAAGGCGTGCCATTGAGGCTGAGGGGATCCCGTACACATATGTATCATCAAACTTCTTTGCTGGTCGTTTCTTGCCATGTCTTGGTCAGGTTGGGGTTTCTGTCCTTCCAACAGATAAGGTTCTCATCTTAGGTGATGGAAATGTGAAAG CAATATTTGCGGCAGAGGAGGATGTTGGCACCTACGCGATCAAAGCAGTAGATGATCTGAGAACCCTGAATAAGGTCCTGTATCTGAGACCATCAAGCAATATTTTGTCTCACGATGAGCTTGTCTCACTCTGGGAGAAGAAAACCGGAAAGACATTTGAGAGGGTATACATTCCAGAAGATGAGGTCCTGAAGAAGATTCAAG AGTCTCCAGTTCCACTGAACATAAAGATGTCAATCAGCCATTCTGTATGGGTTAAGGGGGACCACACCAACTTTGAGATTGATCCTTCATTTGGAGTTGAAGCCACCGAGCTTTACTCTGATGTCAAGTACACTACTGTGGATGAATACCTAAACAAGCTCCTTTGA